A window of the Polaribacter batillariae genome harbors these coding sequences:
- a CDS encoding IS110 family transposase gives MNKDIKYFGIDISHLFFDVTDSDGNYYQFKNNLTGFKKFVKLLDLKSHCVMEATGYYHYQLAYYLQEKGFKLSVENPLSVKRFIQMKLSKIKTDKSDSKLICEYAKQVKLKLWKGNSKHQLECLQMTRTLSAYTKQSTMLKNKLHGEAVLGTPSKSVVRSLKRSLKHVEKEIKTIEEDLLILVKEVHNDVLTRLKSIPGIGPKTSLMLVVLTDGFERFTSGSELCSYAGLTPTIRQSGSSVKGRSRISKIGNQKLRNLLFMCSFNACKYNKACRDLYQRIVAKGKSKKLALIAVCNKLLKQVFAIAKSGLIYDENYKSTFVKN, from the coding sequence ATGAATAAAGATATTAAATATTTTGGAATAGACATCAGTCATTTATTTTTTGATGTCACAGATTCAGATGGCAATTATTACCAGTTTAAAAACAATTTAACAGGCTTTAAAAAGTTTGTAAAATTATTAGATTTAAAGAGTCATTGCGTGATGGAAGCTACCGGTTATTATCATTACCAATTAGCCTATTATTTACAAGAAAAAGGTTTTAAATTATCGGTAGAAAATCCATTATCGGTAAAACGTTTTATTCAAATGAAATTGTCTAAAATAAAGACAGATAAGAGCGATTCTAAACTAATTTGTGAGTATGCAAAGCAGGTTAAATTAAAGTTGTGGAAAGGCAATTCTAAACATCAGCTGGAATGTTTACAAATGACAAGAACCCTTTCAGCATATACAAAGCAGAGCACTATGCTGAAAAATAAATTACATGGCGAAGCCGTTTTAGGTACACCAAGTAAATCTGTTGTGAGGTCTTTAAAACGCAGTTTAAAACATGTTGAGAAAGAAATAAAAACGATAGAAGAAGACCTATTAATTTTAGTAAAAGAAGTTCATAACGATGTTTTAACACGTTTAAAAAGCATCCCAGGCATTGGTCCCAAAACCTCTTTAATGTTAGTAGTTTTAACCGATGGATTTGAGCGTTTTACGAGTGGTAGTGAATTGTGTAGTTATGCAGGTCTAACGCCAACAATTAGACAAAGTGGTAGTAGTGTAAAAGGACGATCGAGAATAAGTAAAATAGGGAATCAAAAACTAAGAAATTTATTGTTTATGTGTAGTTTTAATGCGTGCAAATACAACAAGGCTTGTCGAGATCTTTATCAACGAATCGTAGCCAAGGGAAAGAGCAAAAAATTAGCCTTAATCGCAGTCTGTAATAAACTACTAAAACAGGTCTTTGCAATAGCAAAATCAGGATTAATATATGATGAAAATTATAAAAGTACTTTCGTAAAAAATTAA
- a CDS encoding FRG domain-containing protein: MQLEEYSEIKEKEEFFVNGGSKINHNINKIFAEIEKFKSEGTNFVFRGCSEAKYRLYNSAQRIYIQQELHKQVPSDSIAEHYRDFITELIKICRSWNNGVIERLLESTGIDPNNALAYLSYMQHFGVPTPLLDYSYNPYVALFFAIDGLVYKPSDKEIDNYFSFYYTFTNSTVFESWKYVFDENLKKVDITYEKIDENDMAILLPDEELYQIMNSVNIINQEGLFFYNNHPWYPLERTYKEYTDFLLKEWGQEKFDKLMTVRTFSGCYNIHKSLIPAIKEKLSEMGINKNHIYPDMADFRKSVTNNGILNSLTLEK; this comes from the coding sequence ATGCAATTAGAAGAATATTCTGAAATTAAAGAGAAAGAAGAGTTTTTTGTCAATGGAGGGAGTAAAATCAATCACAACATAAATAAAATTTTTGCCGAAATAGAAAAATTCAAAAGCGAGGGAACAAATTTTGTTTTTAGAGGATGTAGTGAGGCAAAGTATCGACTTTATAATTCAGCTCAAAGAATTTATATCCAGCAAGAATTACATAAACAAGTGCCATCTGATAGTATCGCAGAACATTACCGAGATTTCATCACCGAATTGATTAAAATTTGTAGATCATGGAACAATGGTGTAATTGAAAGATTATTAGAAAGTACTGGAATTGATCCCAACAACGCATTAGCCTATTTAAGCTACATGCAACATTTTGGCGTACCTACGCCATTACTCGATTATTCCTATAATCCTTACGTAGCATTATTTTTTGCAATAGACGGTTTGGTTTATAAACCTAGTGACAAAGAAATTGACAATTATTTTTCCTTCTACTACACATTTACAAATTCCACAGTATTCGAGAGCTGGAAATATGTTTTTGACGAAAATCTAAAAAAAGTAGATATTACCTATGAAAAAATTGATGAAAACGATATGGCAATACTTCTTCCTGATGAAGAATTATATCAAATTATGAATAGTGTGAATATTATAAATCAAGAAGGCCTATTCTTTTACAACAATCATCCTTGGTACCCTCTTGAAAGGACTTATAAAGAATATACTGACTTTCTTCTTAAAGAATGGGGACAAGAGAAATTTGATAAATTAATGACCGTAAGAACATTTAGCGGTTGCTATAATATTCACAAATCATTAATCCCCGCAATTAAAGAAAAATTGAGTGAGATGGGAATTAATAAAAATCATATATATCCAGATATGGCGGATTTTAGAAAATCTGTAACTAACAATGGAATTTTGAATAGTTTGACGCTCGAAAAGTAA